Within Pseudomonas tructae, the genomic segment CTCAAGCTACAGGGCCAAGTGGTGGAATTGTCTTCTGCGCATCGGCTCGAAGAGGCCGTGGCCCTGGTCAATGGCGACATGAACCAGTTGGCAGACCAGATGACCGCCAGCCTTAACGAGCTGATTGCGCTCAACAATCAGCATGCCAACACGGCGACCGACCTTGCCGAAGCCGTCTACCAGCAGGCGCGGGTCTGGGTGATTGGCCTGCTGATCGCCGCCGTGGTGCTGACGGTGGTGCTGGCCTTGACCTTGACCCGCAGTATCGTCCGGCCGCTGACGCAATCGCTGCAAGTTGCCGAGGTGGTGGCCACTGGTGACCTGACCCCGCAGATCACGGTGCAGGGCAAGGACGAGCCGGCCCGCTTGCTTGCAGCGATGAAGCAAATGCAGCAGAGCCTGCGCGAGACCATCGGGCGCATCTCCGATTCGTCCAGCCAGTTGGCCTCGGCCTCCGAAGAGCTCAGCGCGGTGACTGAAGACGCTACCCGTGGGCTGATGCAGCAAAGCCAGGAAATCGAGCAGGCGGCGACCGCCGTCAACCAGATGACCGCGGCGGTGGAGGAGGTGGCGAGCAATGCCGTGGCCACTTCCGAGGCCTCCCAGGAATCGGACCGCATCGCCCGCCAGGGTCGTGAGCAAGTACGCCTCACCGTGACGTCGATCGAAGACCTGGCGGCGGGTGTTACCGCCAACGCTGAAGAAGTGGGGCAGCTGGCCCAGCAGGTCCATGGTATTACCAAGGTGCTGGATGTGATTGGCGCGATTGCCGAACAGACCAACCTGCTGGCCCTCAACGCCGCGATCGAGGCGGCCCGCGCCGGTGACGCCGGGCGCGGCTTTGCCGTGGTCGCGGACGAGGTGCGGGCCCTGGCCCACCGCACCCAGCAGTCGACCCGTGAAATCGAGCAGATGATCGACGGTATCCAGCAGGGCACCCATCGTGCGGTCGAGGGCATGCAGCATACCAATGAGCGGGCGCGCGGCACCTTGGAGGGAGCCCATGCTGCTGGCGCGGCGCTGGAGGAGATCGCTGCGGCGATCAGCCTGATCAATGAGCGCAACCTGGTGATTGCCAGCGCCTCGGAACAGCAGGCGCAGGTGGCGCGGGAGGTGGACCGCAACCTGACCAACATCCGCGACCTGGCCATGCAAACCTCGGCGGGAGCGAATCAGACCAACGCGGCGAGCCAGGCGCTGTCGCAGCTGGCGATTGAGCTCAATGGCCTGGTGGGGCGGTTTTCGGTGTAAGGCGTCGCGGGGCAAGCCCGCTCCCACAATAGATGTGAGAGCGGGCTTGCCCCGCGATGCTAAAACAAAAACGCCCCGACAAGTCGGGGCGTTTTCAGGAGAAGGGGCTAGCCCTTACTTGCCTGCCCAGCGCTTGAGCACCAGGGTGGCGTTGGTGCCGCCGAAACCGAAGCTGTTGCTCATCACGGTATCGATCTTGGCGTTTTCCTGGGTCTTGGTCAGCACCGGCAGGTCGGCCACTTCCGGGTCCAGTTCGTCGATGTTGGCGGAGCCGGCAATGAAGTTGCCTTCCATCATCAACATGCAGTAGATCGCCTCGTGAACGCCGGCGGCGCCCAGGGAGTGACCCGACAGGCTCTTGGTCGAGCTGATGGCCGGGGCTTTGCCGGCGAACACTTCACGCACACCTTTCATTTCCGCGACGTCGCCGACCGGGGTCGAGGTGCCGTGAGTGTTCAGGTAGTCGATCGGGGTGTCGACGGTGGACATGGCCATCTGCATGCAGCGGATGGCGCCTTCGCCGCTCGGTGCAACCATGTCGTAGCCATCGGACGTTGCACCGTAGCCAACGATTTCGGCATAGATCTTGGCGCCACGGGCCAGGGCGTGTTCCAGCTCTTCAACCACGACCATGCCGCCACCGCCGGCGATGACGAAACCGTCACGGTCCGCGTCGTAGGCACGGGAGGCCTTTTCCGGGGTGTCGTTGCGCTTGCTGGACAGGGCGCCCATGGCGTCGAACAGGAACGACTGGCTCCAGTGCTCTTCTTCACCGCCACCGGCGAAGACGATGTCCTGCTTGCCCATCTGGATCTGTTCCATCGCGGTACCGATGCAATGTGCACTGGTGGCGCAGGCCGAGGCGATGGAGTAGTTCAAGCCCTTGATCTTGAACGGGGTGGCCAGGCACGCCGAGACGGTGCTGCTCATGGTCCGGGTGACGCGGTACGGGCCAACGCGCTTGACGCCTTTTTCGCGCAGGATGTCCAGCGCTTCCATCTGGTTCAGGGTCGAGGCGCCGCCGCTGCCTGCGATCAGGCCGGTACGCGGGTTGGAGACTTGCTCTTCGGTCAGGCCCGAGTCCTTGATCGCGTCGGCCATCGCCAGGTAGGCGTAGGCAGCGGCGTGACCGACGAAACGGTAGATCTTGCGATCGATCAGTTCTTCAAGGTTGAGGTCAATGGAGCCGGAAACCTGGCTACGCAGACCCATTTCGGCATATTCCGGGTTGAATCGGATGCCAGGGCGGCTTGCACGCAGGTTGGCGGAGACGGTCTCTTTGTCATTGCCCAGGCACGAAACGATGCCCAGACCAGTGATAACGACGCGGCGCATGCGGATAACCCTTAGAAGTTGTCAGTGGAGGTGAATACGCCGACCCGGAGGCCTTCGGCGGTGTAGATTTCGCGACCGTCGACAGTGACCGAGCCATCGGCGATGGCCATGTTCAGCTTGCCCTTGAGGACGCGCTTGATATGAATGTTGTAGGTGACTTTCTTGGCGGTCGGCAAGACCTGGCCGAAGAATTTCACTTCACCCGAACCCAGGGCCCGGCCACGGCCTGGCAGGCCTTGCCAGCCCAGGAAGAAGCCGACCAGCTGCCACATGGCATCCAGGCCCAGGCAGCCCGGCATCACCGGATCGCCTTCGAAGTGGCAGGCGAAGAACCACAGGTCCGGGGTGATATCCAGCTCGGCGACCAATTCACCTTTGCCGTACTTGCCACCCTCTTCGCTGATATGGGTGATGCGATCAACCATCAGCATGTTCGGGGCGGGCAGTTGCGCGTTACCTGGGCCGAACAGCTCACCGCGACTGCAGCGCAGCAGGTCTTCCCGAGTAAAGGCGTTTTGTTTGGTCATGCGAGCTCCTCAATAGTCCCCGTGCGGCAGGGGGCAAATCTTCCCGGCCGTCTCAAAACCCTCAGGTTTGAGCCGGCAGCCTACACATAGACTATTGCGTTGTAGTGAAAGTCACAGCGCACGGGGCAAAGAAGTACACTTGTGCACTGAAATTTTATTTTCAAGCCCTTCGCGGCGCTTGTCCAGTCTCTTAGACTGCCGCAATTTAGCATTTATCGCCAGTCGCAGCTGACTGACCGGGCAGCCAGCGTTGCAGAATTTGCTGCAGATCAGTGCGTTTGAACGGCTTGGCCAGGTAGTCGTTCATGCCAGCGTTCAGGCAGCGTTCGCGATCACCCTGCAAGGCATTGGCGGTCAAGGCGATGATCGGCATCGTCGCCGCTTGCGGCAGCTGGCGGATGCGCCGGGTGGCTTCGTAGCCGTCGATGATCGGCAGGCGGCAGTCCATCAAGGCGGCGGCAAAACGCTGGCGCCCGGCCTGCGCCACGGCCTGGGCGCCATCGACCGCCACGCAGACTTCAAAGCCCAGGCTGCGCAGCATGGCTTCGATCACGGTCTGGTTCACCGGGTTGTCCTCGACCAGCAGGATGCGCCGGCCCTGGCCGTCATCCTCGACCCGGGTCAGGCCGCCGGGCAGGCGTGGGGTCTGCAGGGTCGACAGGGCCAGGGGCATCTCCAGGGTAAAGGTCGAGCCCTGGCCTTCACGGCTTTCCCCGCGCAGGGTACCGCCCATCCGTTCGGTCAGGGTGCGGGCAATCGACAGGCCCAGGCCGGTGCCGCCATAGCGACGGGAAATCGAGCTGTCGGCCTGCTGGAAGGCGACGAACATCATCTCCAGGCGCGTGTTGTCGATGCCGATGCCGGTATCGCGCACCGCGCAGGTGAACCAGATCAGCTGGCGGTCGAGCACTTGCCAGCGCGGTTCGACCTGCACACTGCCACGTTCGGTGAACTTCAGGGCGTTGCCGATCAGGTTGAGCAGCACCTGGCGGATCCGCGTCGGATCGCCGACCACCTGCAGGTGCTCGATGCCCGGCGGCAGGCGCAGTTGCAGGTCCAGCTCGCGCTGTTGGGCCAGGTGCAGGAACGACTGTACGCAACTGCCGATCAGGTCGCCGAGGTTGAAGTCGATGTGCTCGAGCTCCACCGTGGTGCGCTCGATGCGCGAGAAATCGAGAATGTCGTTGATCACCTTGAGCAGGTGCCCGGTGGATTCACTGGCAACAGCAGTGTATTCGGCCTGCTCTTCGCTCAGCGAGGTAGTTTCCAGCAGTTGCAGCATTCCCAGCACGCCGTTCATCGGCGTGCGCAGTTCATGGCTCATCATCGCCAGGAAGTCGGATTTGGCCTTGTTCGCCTGTTCCGCCTCTTCGCGGGTCTGGATCAACTGCGACATGGCCTGCTGTTGCTCGTGACTGGCTTTGCCCAGGGCACTGGCCAGGTTGTTGATGTGCCGCGCCAGGTGACCCAGTTCGCTGTCGTCCACCACCGGCAGCGGCGCGTTGAAATCGCCCTGCTGGATGGCCTTGACCGCGTGGCCCATGTCGCTGATCGGCTTGGCCAGGCTCAACGCCAGCCGTCGGGCGAGGATGAAGGTGAACAACAGGGCGAACAATGCAAGGATCCCCGCCTTGACCACGATCTCCTGTTGCCGCTCGCTGAAGGCGTCATCCGACATGCCGACGATCACCCGGCCCAAATAGTCGTCGCCGATGTTGCGGGTGGGAGCGTTGCTGTGCAGGAAGTCGTTGTCCAGGCGAATCTGCTGCAGGCGGATAGGGGCCTGGAACACTTCCACCTGCTGTGCGCGGTTGTGGCTTTCGTCCGGTTGCTCGACGTAGACCAGGATGTGGTTGCTGCTGTCCTGAACCTCTAGAAAGCGCACATGGGGGATGCTCAGGGTGGCGCGCATCAGGCTTTCGAGCACTTCGTTGTTGCCGGCGATCACCCCGTATTCGGACGCCGGAGCCAGTTGGTTGGCGATCAGCTGGCCGGTGTGGTTGAGCTCCTGGCGCAGGTCCTGGATGCGCACGAAGGTAAAAAAGCTGATCAGCAACAGGGTCAGCAATAGCGCCGGGCCAAGGCTGATGATTTGCGTACGGGTGTGGATGTCCCAGCTCAGGCGCCGTCTCATGGTGTGCTTTCTCCTTCGGCCAGGGCGATGGCTGCGGCGGACGGGTCAATCGCCTCGATGCCCAGGGCGCGGGCCACCTGTTGGTTGCCGAGTACGCTGAAGTGTGCAGGGTAGAGCGTACGCGGCCAACGGCTGGGCTGTTGGTCGAGCAACTGCCCGAGTACCGCCAGCCAGTCGTCCTGGTCGCTCAGGGTGCTGGCCAGAGCGCCGGCCTTGACGAACGCCGCATTCGGGCCGATCAGTGCCATCTGCCGGCCATAACTGCTGAGTAACACGTTCTTCGCCGTTTTCGAGTTGTACAGCTGTGGGTCGTCGATGCCTAGCAGCACATCGCTGTTTTGCAGCAGGGTTTGCAACGGGCGGCTGTCGCGCAGGTCGGGCCAGGCTTGGGCGACGATCTCCAGGCCCAGCGGGCGCGCCGCCGTGCGCAGTTCATCGATGAGGAACTGGCTGTGCTCGGCGTACAGCACGCCGACCCGGCGAGCCTGGGGCAGCAGGTAGTGGGTCAGGCGCAACTGGCGCGCCAGCGGTGGGTCGCTCCAGAGCAGGCTCAGGTAGGCCGGGCGCAGGTTGCCCAGGCGTTGCTGGACCTGGACCCGACTGACGCGCAGGGCCAGTGCCGCTGGCCCGGCCGTTTCGCTCAGGCGCCACTCAAGGCTTGCACTGTCGAGCAGGATCAGGCGAGTGGCGGCTTTTATCTGGCCTGGGCGCGGCAGTTCGGCCACCGGCACGAAGCGCACCTGGTCGGCCGGGCGCTGTTTGCGCAGGGCCTCGACGAAGTTGCGCACGCCGGGGTTGTCCTGACTGCCGGTAAGCAGGATCTCACTGGCCGACAGGGCCCCCAGGGGCCACAGGCAGACCAGCAGCAGCCAGTGCCGCAGGCGACGCATCAGAACGCCAGCTCCGCGCTGAAGGACAGTACATGGCGGCTGTCATAACGGTTGTCGTAGATGGTCGTCGGTTCATCATCCAGGCGTTGCTGGAACATGCCGGCCAGCTCCAGGCTGGTGCGGTTCCAGCGCAGGCGTTTGGCCACGCGCAGGTCGAGGCGTTCGAAACGGTACTGGTTGAGCGCGTCGTCGCCATAGTAGAAGAGCGCACTGGACCAGCCGTCGCCCCACTCGCGCAGCCAGCCGGCCGAGCCACTGTTGGTCGCGCTCAGGCGGCGGTCGGCGGGGTTGCTGGCCCAGGCGTCGACGTAGGCGTAGGTCAGGCGCAGGCGATCGGCCGGGCTCAGGCGCCAGTCCAGTTGCGCTTCGCTGCCACTGAAGCGGGCGTTGTTGCTGTTGCTGGCGATGTACTGGTTGTTGCGCAGTGGCTCGCTGATCATGCCGGTGATTTCGTCGTAGAACAGCTTGAGGTCGACGCTCAGCTCGGCATCGGCGAAATAACCGTTATAGCCCAGTTCCCGCGAGCGCATACGCTCCTGTTCCAGATCGCCCGGGCCGCGGGTCTTGACGAAGTACTCGGCATTACGCTGGCCAAAGGCACCGGGCTCCAGGTTGTTGACCCGGTAACTCCAGTTGACGTTGTTCTCGAACATGTCCGGCGAGCGCACCGCTTCGGAGTACACCGCGCGCAAACCGTGGCGCGGGGTGATCAGGTAGTTGACCGCAACCCGCGGGGTCAGCGAGCTGCCTGACAGGCGGGCATCTTCATACATGGCCCCGCCCTGCAGGATCCAGTGCTCGCTGGCGCGCCATTCCAGGTGGCCGAACAGGCGCCAGGTGCTGTCGTCCAGGCTGCCATTGAAGTAGGTCTGGGAGTCGGCACGGTCGTAGCGCAAGTTGGCGCCGCTGACCAGGCGCAGGTTGTCGGCCAGGCTCAGGGTGTCCTGTACTTCAATGTCGTAGCGGGTTTCCCGGGTGCTTTGGTCGATATCGCCGCAGACCTGTTGCGAGCCGCCATTGCGCCATTGCTGCTGGACCTGCTCGGCCAGGGCGCGCTCCTCACTGTTGCCGGCGGGCAAGGGCGAGGTGATGTTGCGCGCCACTTGCTCGGCGTAGTTCGGGTTCAGGCGCCACAGTTGGGTCAGTTGCGGGCTGAATGACAGCGCCGCATCACAGGCACGCCATACCTGCTCGCGTTCCCAATGCTGGGCCGAGCCTTGCACATAAAGGCTGTGATCGGGGTTGAAATCGATGTTCCAGCGCAGCGAACCGGCGTAGTCCTTGGCATTGACATCGGCGTTGTTGCCAGCCGCCGTGACGTAGGGGAACACCGGCTTATAGGTGTAAGGCCGCTGATCGCTGCCTTCCTTGGCCGAAAACTGCCATTCCAGGCTCTGATTATTGGTCAGGGTGTGGCTGGCGCTCAAACCCAGGCGGTTGAGACGGCGGCTGTCACGGTAGTCCTGGCCACGATGGTTCTCGTCGAAGCCGTCATCCTGCATGCCCGACAGCGACAGGCGCAGGTCGCCGCCATCCCATCCCAGCCCCTGGCTTGCGTACCAGTCATTGATGCCACGCTGGCCACGGGTGACCTTGAGGCGCGTGCCATGGCTGTCAGCCGGGCTGCGGGTGAGGATGTTGACTACCGCCATCAGGGCGTTGGCACCATAGCTGACGGTATTGGGGCCGCGGAACACCTCGATGCGCTCGATGTCTTCCATGGCCAGCGGGATATCGCTCCAGTCCACGGTGGCCAGGCCCGCACGGTACACCGAGCGGCCGTCGATCAGCACCTGCATGCGCCGCGCATCGTTGACATTGCTGCCATGGTAATTGACCGTTGGCTGGTTGCCGGCGCCATAGCCGATCATCATTCCCGGCACCAGGCGTAGCAGTTCGGGAATGTCGCGGGCGCCGCTGGCGCGAATCAGCTCGTTGTCGAGCACGGTCATACTGCCCGGTACGGCAGCGGGTGATTGCTTGAGCCGGGTGGCCGTGAGTATTTGCGGCAGGGCCTGGCTGTCGACAAACAGGTCGTCCGCCAGACCGGGGCCGCTGAGCAGGGCCGTCAGCAGTAATAAAGGGCGTTTGGGGCGCGGGCCAAAAGACACAGTGCGGCCTTGGTAACAGGTTGAAGTCGGGCATGTTAACCGAGTGGTGAGCATTTTCCAGTCACGCCGCGACAGTTCCCAAGGCTGATTCGGTCATCTGCCACTGGCTCTGGCACTGACGCTCCGTATAATGCGCAGGTCGCCACTTAAATGGGTTTTAACGGATTGGATATGACTGAACAGCAGCCTGTTGCAGTTCTGGGAGGCGGGAGTTTCGGCACCGCCGTGGCGAATCTGCTGGCGGAAAACGGTGTTCGGGTGCGGCAATGGATGCGCGACCCCGAGCAGGCCGACGCCATGCGCACCAACCGCGAAAACCCGCGCTACCTCAAGGGTATCAAACTGCATGCCGGGGTCGAGCCGGTCAACGACCTGCTGGCGACCCTGCAGGCCTGCGAGCTGATCTTCGTTGCGCTCCCCTCCAGCGCCCTGCGCAGTGTGCTGGCCGAACATGCGCAACGGCTCGGCGGCAAGATGCTGGTCAGCCTGACCAAGGGCATCGAGGCACAAAGCTTCAAGCTGATGAGCCAGATCCTCGAAGAAATCGCCCCTCAGGCGCGCATCGGTGTGTTGTCGGGGCCCAACCTTGCCCGCGAGGTGGCCGAGCACGCGCTGACAGCCACGGTGGTCGCAAGTGAAGACGAAGCATTGTGCCAGCGCGTCCAGGCGGTACTGCACGGGCGCACCTTTCGCGTGTACGCCAGTAGCGATCGCTTTGGCGTTGAGCTGGGCGGAGCACTGAAGAACGTCTACGCCATCATCGCCGGCATGGCAGTGGCCCTGGGCATGGGCGAGAACACCAAGAGCATGCTGATCACCCGCGCCCTGGCCGAGATGACCCGCTTTGCCGTAAGCCAGGGTGCCAACCCGATGACCTTCCTGGGCCTGGCCGGGGTCGGCGACCTGATCGTCACCTGCTCCTCGCCCAAGAGCCGCAACTACCAGGTCGGCCATGCCCTGGGCCAGGGCCTGAGCCTGGAGGAGGCGGTCAGCCGCCTGGGCGAAGTGGCTGAAGGGGTGAACACCCTCAAGGTACTCAAGGTCAAAGCCCAGGAGGTGCAGGTGTACATGCCTCTGGTGGCCGGGTTGCACGCGATTCTGTTCGAAGGCCGGACCCTGACCCAGGTGATCGAGCTGCTGATGCGCGGCGAGCCGAAAACCGACGTCGACTTTATCTCTACCAGCGGTTTCAACTAAGCAGGAGCAGGATATGAACGAATCCCCGAACCAGACCCAGCGCGAGTCGATTATCTTGCGCGTGCTGTGGATGCTGGTGTTCCTGGTGGTCTGGCAACTGGCCGAACTGCTGCTGGGCGGCCTGGTGCTGGTACAGCTTGTGTACCGATTGATCTATGGTGCACCGAGCGCCAGCCTGATGAATTTCGGCGACAGCCTGAGCCAGTTTCTGGCGCAGATCGGCCGATTTGGCAGTTTTCACAGCGACCAGAAGCCCTGGCCGTTCGCTGATTGGCCAACCCCGCGTGCGCCGGAAGGTGAAGCCGCGCACAGCGTGCCGCCTGCGCCGCACCCGGTGCGCGACGAAGAGCCGAAGCTGTGAAGCTCTGGGTTCTGCGCCACGGCGAGGCCGAGCAGCGGGCCAACACCGACGCCGAGCGCCGGCTCACCGCCCATGGGCGCGAGCAGGTGCTGCGCAGTGCGGCGGTGCTGCTTGGCCAGCCGCTGCAGGTGATTCTTGCCAGCCCGTATGTACGGGCCCAGCAGACGGCTGCACTGGTCCACGAGGCCCTCGGCTTCATCCAACCGGTGCAGACCGTGCCTTGGCTGACGCCTGACAGTGACCCGCAAGCGGTCATCACCGAGCTGGAAAAACTGGGTGTGAAGCAGGTGTTGCTGGTCAGTCACCAGCCGTTGGTGGGTAACCTGGTCAGCCTGCTTGCGCATGGCAACCATCAGTATCCGGCGCCCATGAGCACCGCCAGCCTGGCGCAGCTCGAAGGCGATTGGCCGTTGGCCGGCCTGATGACCCTGCGCAACCTGCATCACCCATGAGTCACCCTGAACAACAATGACAACAAGGATCGAGTCAATGAGTCTGTGGCATACCCAACCGGATATCGAGCACCTCAACGCCCTGCAGAAGAACACCATCGGCGAGGTGCTGGATATCCGCTTTGAATCCTTCACCCAGGATTCACTCAGCGCCAGCATGGTGGTTGATCACCGCACCCATCAGCCTTACGGCCTGCTGCATGGCGGTGCCTCGGTGGTGCTGGCCGAAACTGTCGGCTCCATGGCCAGTTGCCTGTGCATCGACCTGCAGAAATTCTACTGCGTAGGCCTGGAAATCAACGCCAACCACTTGCGTGGTATCCGCAGCGGGCGGGTGACGGCGACGGCCAAAGCCGTGCACATCGGCCGCAGTACCCACGTCTGGGATATTCGCCTGAGCAGCGACGAGGGCAAGGCCAGTTGCATTTCGCGTCTGACCATCGCCGTGATTCCCCTCGGCCAGGATGCACCGAGCCGTTGATCGACCTGATATTTTTACCAGTTGTCGGGCAGTGCCTGCCTTGCTAGCGTGCGATCAGGTGGCGGGGCAGGGTGTCCCAGGGAATTTGACAATGAGTGGTAGACATCTGGATCTGGTGTACTCGGCCGACGTGCGGCCGGCGCTGAACAAGGTACAACGGCACCAGGCGCTGGATTTTGCCGAGTACCGCCTGTTGCAGGACAGCGCCGACGCCAAGCTTGATTACCTGTTGCGCAAGTTCGAGGGGCAGTACGAGCTGGAGCAACTGCGCCAGGCCTGCATTCGCACATCCCACCTGCTGCAGACCAGTTGCCTGGCCCTGCGTCGGCTGGATCTCGATGCCGAAGACAAACGCCGCGCCCGCGAGGCCCTGGAGCAACAGCTGGCCTATATGCAGGCCTGTCTGCGGCGCTCGATGGCCAGTTTTGGCGAGTATTGACCTGATTGCCGTCGTCGATGGCTTTTCCGGACATTGCCGCAGTGGCTAGGGTTGCCGACAATGAGCCATCACTTGCCTTCGGATTGGCGGCCATGTCGCAGCAGATCTTTTTCGCCCATGCCAATGGTTTTCCTTCGGCCACTTACGGCAAGCTCTTCGCCGCGCTGGCGCCAGACTACCAGGTGACTCACCTGCCTCAGCATGCCCACGATCCGCGCTTTCCGGTCAATGACAACTGGCAGAGCCTGGTTGATGAGCTGATTCATCACCTGCAGCAGCAGCCGGGCCCGGTTTGGGGTGTCGGTCATTCTTTGGGCGGGGTGTTGCATCTGCATGCGGCGTTGCGCTGCCCGCAGTATTACCGTGGCGTGGTGATGCTCGATTCACCGGTGCTGACCCGGGTCGACCAGTGGCTGATCCAGGCGGCCAAGCGCATGGGCTTCATCGATCGCATCACCCCGGCCGGGCGTACCCTGGGGCGGCGCGAAGCCTTTGCCGACCGCGACAGCGCGCGGGCCTACTTTGCCGGCAAAAGCCTGTTCCGGCACTTTGACCCTGAGTGCCTGGATGCCTACCTTGAACATGGCCTGCAAGCGGATGACGGCGGTTTGCGCCTGCGCTTTGACCCGGCCACCGAAATCAGCATCTACCGCAGCCTGCCGCATACCAGCCCAAGCCCTGCCAGGCAATTGAAACTGCCCCTGGCCATGGTCCGGGGCAGCCACAGCCGGGTGGTCAAGCGCCATCACGCCCTGGCCGTGCGTGGCATGCCCCGGGGCGAGTACCACAGTTTGCCGGGCGGGCACATGTTCCCACTGGAGCACCCGACCGATACCGCAAGCCTGATCAAGGGCCTGTTCGATCGCTGGCAGGACACACCGGCATGAGTCGCGAAATAGAGGAAATCCGCCTGAACCTTGGCCATATCGAACTGGCCGCGCACCTGTTCGGCCCCGCCGATGGCCTGCCGGTCATCGCCTTGCACGGCTGGCTCGACAACGCCAACAGTTTTGCCCGCCTGGCGCCGCAACTAAAGGGCTTGCGCATTCTGGCCCTGGACTTGGCCGGCCATGGTCACTCCGAGCATCGTCCGGCCGGCGCCAGCTATGCCCTGGCCGATTACGTCCACGATGTATTGCGGGTCGCCGAGCAGATGGGCTGGGCGCGTTTTGCCCTGCTCGGGCACTCGCTGGGGGCGATCATCTCGGTGCTGCTGGCCGGCGCGATGCCCGAGCGGGTCAGCCACCTGGCCTTGATCGACGGGGTGATCCCGCCCACCAGCGGCCCGCAGGATGCCGCCGAACGCATGGGCATGGCCCTGCAGGCGCAGTTACGCCTGGACAGTAAACGCAAGGCGGTACACCCGACCTTCGAGCAGGCCATCGAAGCACGTATCAAGGGTATGGTTGCGGTCAGCCGTGAAGCTGCCGAGCTGCTGGCCCAGCGCGGGCTGATGCCCGTGCCTGGAGGCTTCACCTGGCGCAGTGACAGCCGCCTGACCTTGCCGTCGCCCACCCGTCTCAATCAAGACCAGGCCATGAGCTTCGTGCAGCGCATCGCCTGCCCGGCGAAGCTGGTGGTGGCCGCGGACGGCATGCTGGCGCGCCATGGCGAGCTGCTCGAGCAGCTACCCTTTGCCCGTGAGCAATTGCCGGGCGGGCATCACCTGCATCTGAATGACGATGCGGGTGCAACCCTTGTTGCAGACTGTTTCAATCGCTTCTTTGGCATTTCTTGACTTGTGGCGGGCAACTGTCGAGGCTTGGCGGGTTGAACAGGGAGACAACCATGAACCAGCAAGACACTGCCACATCCGTTGACCACCTTGAAGCCCCGTGCTCGGTGGCGTGCCTATGAGGCTCAAACCTTTTATCCAGGCCGCGCTGGTCGGGCTCGGCGTCCTCGCCAGTGCACCGTTGCTGGCCGAGGGGCTGCCGGTTCCGCTTGACGCCAAAGTGGTCGATCAGCGTGCTGCCGCGCTGCAGGAACGCATCTACCCACTGGGTAGCCTACG encodes:
- a CDS encoding methyl-accepting chemotaxis protein, with the translated sequence MSLRSMNIAPRAGLGFGLVAALVFALGAFALMQMTSMRQQSEQVDSNWLPSVISVGQMTQDMLRIRALTLRLLVNRDAAALEQNKSRIEQIKAGLGKAQQKYQALIVLPEEQTLFDRYLELEQRYLKLQGQVVELSSAHRLEEAVALVNGDMNQLADQMTASLNELIALNNQHANTATDLAEAVYQQARVWVIGLLIAAVVLTVVLALTLTRSIVRPLTQSLQVAEVVATGDLTPQITVQGKDEPARLLAAMKQMQQSLRETIGRISDSSSQLASASEELSAVTEDATRGLMQQSQEIEQAATAVNQMTAAVEEVASNAVATSEASQESDRIARQGREQVRLTVTSIEDLAAGVTANAEEVGQLAQQVHGITKVLDVIGAIAEQTNLLALNAAIEAARAGDAGRGFAVVADEVRALAHRTQQSTREIEQMIDGIQQGTHRAVEGMQHTNERARGTLEGAHAAGAALEEIAAAISLINERNLVIASASEQQAQVAREVDRNLTNIRDLAMQTSAGANQTNAASQALSQLAIELNGLVGRFSV
- the fabB gene encoding beta-ketoacyl-ACP synthase I, which produces MRRVVITGLGIVSCLGNDKETVSANLRASRPGIRFNPEYAEMGLRSQVSGSIDLNLEELIDRKIYRFVGHAAAYAYLAMADAIKDSGLTEEQVSNPRTGLIAGSGGASTLNQMEALDILREKGVKRVGPYRVTRTMSSTVSACLATPFKIKGLNYSIASACATSAHCIGTAMEQIQMGKQDIVFAGGGEEEHWSQSFLFDAMGALSSKRNDTPEKASRAYDADRDGFVIAGGGGMVVVEELEHALARGAKIYAEIVGYGATSDGYDMVAPSGEGAIRCMQMAMSTVDTPIDYLNTHGTSTPVGDVAEMKGVREVFAGKAPAISSTKSLSGHSLGAAGVHEAIYCMLMMEGNFIAGSANIDELDPEVADLPVLTKTQENAKIDTVMSNSFGFGGTNATLVLKRWAGK
- the fabA gene encoding 3-hydroxyacyl-[acyl-carrier-protein] dehydratase FabA: MTKQNAFTREDLLRCSRGELFGPGNAQLPAPNMLMVDRITHISEEGGKYGKGELVAELDITPDLWFFACHFEGDPVMPGCLGLDAMWQLVGFFLGWQGLPGRGRALGSGEVKFFGQVLPTAKKVTYNIHIKRVLKGKLNMAIADGSVTVDGREIYTAEGLRVGVFTSTDNF
- a CDS encoding ATP-binding protein; this translates as MRRRLSWDIHTRTQIISLGPALLLTLLLISFFTFVRIQDLRQELNHTGQLIANQLAPASEYGVIAGNNEVLESLMRATLSIPHVRFLEVQDSSNHILVYVEQPDESHNRAQQVEVFQAPIRLQQIRLDNDFLHSNAPTRNIGDDYLGRVIVGMSDDAFSERQQEIVVKAGILALFALLFTFILARRLALSLAKPISDMGHAVKAIQQGDFNAPLPVVDDSELGHLARHINNLASALGKASHEQQQAMSQLIQTREEAEQANKAKSDFLAMMSHELRTPMNGVLGMLQLLETTSLSEEQAEYTAVASESTGHLLKVINDILDFSRIERTTVELEHIDFNLGDLIGSCVQSFLHLAQQRELDLQLRLPPGIEHLQVVGDPTRIRQVLLNLIGNALKFTERGSVQVEPRWQVLDRQLIWFTCAVRDTGIGIDNTRLEMMFVAFQQADSSISRRYGGTGLGLSIARTLTERMGGTLRGESREGQGSTFTLEMPLALSTLQTPRLPGGLTRVEDDGQGRRILLVEDNPVNQTVIEAMLRSLGFEVCVAVDGAQAVAQAGRQRFAAALMDCRLPIIDGYEATRRIRQLPQAATMPIIALTANALQGDRERCLNAGMNDYLAKPFKRTDLQQILQRWLPGQSAATGDKC
- a CDS encoding ABC transporter substrate-binding protein, with amino-acid sequence MRRLRHWLLLVCLWPLGALSASEILLTGSQDNPGVRNFVEALRKQRPADQVRFVPVAELPRPGQIKAATRLILLDSASLEWRLSETAGPAALALRVSRVQVQQRLGNLRPAYLSLLWSDPPLARQLRLTHYLLPQARRVGVLYAEHSQFLIDELRTAARPLGLEIVAQAWPDLRDSRPLQTLLQNSDVLLGIDDPQLYNSKTAKNVLLSSYGRQMALIGPNAAFVKAGALASTLSDQDDWLAVLGQLLDQQPSRWPRTLYPAHFSVLGNQQVARALGIEAIDPSAAAIALAEGESTP